From the Neobacillus sp. PS3-34 genome, the window GCTTGATTTCTTTGATGCCAGCATCAATCGTGTGGCAGCATGGACAATCGGTACACGAAATATGATTAAAGCCTTGCTTTATGCGATGTTAGTTCCAAATGAATATCTAAAGCAATTGCAGGAGAAAGGTAATTTTACAGAAAGATTGGCGCTTATGGAAGAATTCAAAACCTATCCATTTGGAGCCGTTTGGGATTACTACTGCGAAACTACGGGTGTTCCAGTAAGAGAATCGTGGATAGAAGAAGTAAAAACGTATGAGCAAGAAGTTTTGTCTAAGAGATAATAACGATTCCCTGCCGCCACCAACCAATAATTGTCGAAAAATAGTTAATCAACCGTTTGATTAATTGGATTTACGTCGAGCACTTTGGGTGACAGGCACCTTCCAATTGTCTGGAAGGTGCCTGTCACCCCTGAAAAGAACCGGTCCTCCAGCACAATTGCATGGAGGACCGGCTCTTTTTTATTTAAACACTTTATAAGGTATTTTTACTTCAGGCATTCCGGCAGCATACGGGGCAACCTCATATTCCTGGAATATGATTGCGATGCCGTTTGAGGTGAAGTAGAATGGGCGGTTATTGTTTATTTCCATTTTGTTCAGATCACCAGTGAAAATTCCTTCGCCTCGTTTTGCACGATTCATAAGGTCTGCGATGGCATATTTTTTGATTTTGTTAAAGCCGGTTGTGCTTTGCGCAATATCTCCCAATTTCAGCTGCTGGCCTGTTAGCACATTGAAATTATAGGAAGTCACAATTTCCATTCCATGGGCCCCGCCGGTATATATATAGTCGTATACAAGAAGACTGAGTTGGTTGTTTTCATTGTACTTGACCTGATAGGTTACATCATATTCATAGCTATACATATAGTCCTCATCTTTAGGAACTGGATAGCCATGCTCATCCAAATACTTCTGCCGATCCTCTTTTTCCTGTGCTTCTAGTCGAAGTAAAGCCGTATAAGAATCATTGATGTGCTTTTTTAATGTCACGTTTATTTTATCCTGGGCCGCTTTGCTGAGCAGATTGGTCACCTGGGGATAATCAAGGACACCTTGGTATTTAATTTTGAGGACTGTTACTCCTAATGCCTGCAGCTTTTCCTTCGATGGAGTCTGGTATTTGATGCGGCTGTCACGGTCAATAAAATAGCCTGCGCCCAATCCCAGTTTTCCCGGAAGGAAGTTGTAAATGCGATACACTTCACCAGGGCTTAATTTTTTTACAAAAGTCTTTGTGACTCCATTCATCATATAAAGGTTAGTCTGCTTCAATACCGTCAATTGGCCGATTTCGCCTTTTTCAGTTCTGCACCGTTCCAGATTACCTTTGCCGAAGCGTTTTGAGGGAGGGAAGCAATCAGAAGAAACGCCATGAAAACAATCAAACGAATGAATTTCTTTTTCATCATAACCTCCAGTAATCCATGCCTAATACGGCACGATTTATATTAAGCTCGCAATTTATATGGTATTCATCACTTCTGATTCTATGACTTTTTATTCGGCTCCAGCATCAACGCCACCGTTATCATCGGAAAATCCCACGTCGCTTGAAGAGGAGCTGCTTTCCAGCGGCACAATCCATTTCCAGGTATTTTTAAAAAATTCGCCAGGTTCTTGCCTGAAACGATCAGATAGGAGAGCGGCGCTGACGCGGCAGTCGCCGTATCGAAATGGATTGCCTTCATGTATCTTTTTGGCTGTTTCTTTCCTTTTAGCAAAAGGGACCGGACCATCCATTTTTCAAGCTCCCTGTATAACGCTGTTTCCGGGATTCCTTCACGTTTTATATGTTTCGTAAATTCTCTTATAGTTGCTTTGATCGAAGCTGCCTTTTCGGTGAGTGTTAGCCTTGGTGTCAAGCAATAAAGAAGGCATGACAGGATAATGGGTGAAGCGAGCCCACGGATTATATGGGCATCAGTCAGCAAAAACGTTGCCGTCAGGGAAACGGTAAAGAAAAGTACGACACGCCAGCGCTGCTGGGGCTTGAGCCATCCCAGAACCAGAAGCGTACCGGCTAATGTTGCATAAAAAATAGTCCAAAATAAAGTCACGGAGTCCAGGCTATAAGCATAAATAACAGCCGGGACCACAGCAGGCATCAGCGTCCTCGCCCGCAGCCGTATCCGTTTATCACTCAGAATGCCCGCTTCCTTCATTTCGCTTAGGACACTGGAAAACCATTCTTTTTCATCAGCCTTAAACAGCTGCCGCTCTGTTGTCTTATCCCGTTTTGTGGCTTCAGCAATATCGCTCATAAAAAAGGAGAGATTCCCGTTTTGGTCCTTGCACCTGAAGAGCCAGGACACAAGCTTTTGCTCAGAGGGGGACAGGCTGCTTTCCGGAACTTTCAATGAAAAATAAAGCATCTCGTTCGGCGTGTGGTGTTCATTTTCAAACCTTGTTTTCATTTGTATTGCTCTGACCTCGGCCTTGCCTTTTTCAACCAGTGAATATAAGCCAGCGAGAAGCGAATTCGAATTCTTTTTTCCACGGCAGTCGACCATATCCATGAGGAGAGGGTCACTCATTAGCCATTCGCTTGGATGGCTGGCTGCTTTCGATTGTGTTAAACGACGAAACAATATGGCCAGACAGGCGAGCCCAAGCACCGCAGCCGCTAGGTAAAGAAAATTCCCGTAGGTTTTTTGTTGTTCTTTTTTAGCCGCAGCTGTTTTTATCAGCTGTTTTTCCTGTGCGATGGCTTCTTTTAATGAAATCGGAGCCTTCGTTTTTTTCTGTTTAGCCATCACAATTGAAGGAAACAGTAATCGGGCTTCTGTTAAAGTGTGCCTTTTGGAAACGGGTGTTTTTAACGTAACACCTCCAAACTGCTGATTCACTGTTTTTCCGAGCCCATCATGAATAAACGGATAGTATTCGTATGGATTGACTAAGTCAGGAAAGATAAAATCGATTGTTATGTTGTTTATGTCTGTATCATGGCTACCGCCTTTGCCAAAGATGGGTACCGTCAAGTCGCTGTAGGAGTGGTAGGACTTTACTGCGCCCTTTAATACATAGTAATAGAAGATGGTTTTCTTACCGCTTTTTGCTTGGGTATCACTCTTGAAGGTATACCCCTTCACATTAACTTGAAGAGGGTGCAAGTCCTTATCTTCAATATTGTAAATTTTTGCGTTTGGCTTAGAAACTTCATAGGCAAAAAAATGATCTATCCCTTTATTGTACTTTTTAGAGAAAGTCCGTGTCACATTTTTAAAACTTCCATCAACCGTGTAGCTGTACAGTTCATTCACTACTAAATCACCATTCGGCTGAATCCAGTATCGAATCCTCGCCTGGTCGATAGAATACGATTTTGCCTGGGCGGGGACGACAAATGCAAAAAAAGCCGCCAGAAGAAGGATCGCTTTAAATATGTTTTTCAGGGCAAACACCTCTTAAATTCCTTGTGTTTCTTGTTACCATTTATTGTAATATATAGTAGATTAGGATGTATATAAAAAAAATAGAGTAGAGGGTGAGGCATTGATATCACAGGCCCTGATTTTACAAGACAACAAGGTGTTAATGGTGAAACAATATGTTCAAAGAGGAGATATCGTTTGGAATTATCCAGGAGGAGGGATTGAAAAGAAGGAAACCCCGGAAGAAGCCTGCATTAGAGAAGTGAAGGAAGAAACGGGGTATGATGTGGCGATTAGAAAATTACTAGATAAAACCTCTGATAAGTATACATTTGTTTGTGAAATTACGGGCGGGGAGCTCTGGCTCGATTCGAACAATGAGGTCAATAACGATATTATCGACATCGGGTGGATTTCTCTTGATGACAGAGAGAAGTTTGATGCATATACGATGCCTTTAATAGAGCGGTTTTTTATTAGAATTGACCTTCGCGCCTCGGAAATTGTCGGAAAATAGTTAATCAAACGTTTGATTTAAAAAGTGACAGGCACCTTCCATTTCCCTGGAAGGTGCCTGTCACTTTTTTCTATTATTCTTCTATTAGAGTGTAGTAAGTAAACTGATTGCCATCAAAGTGAGCATCTACGATGGACCCTTCCTTGAGTACCCCATCGTTTGGAATTTTCACTTTACTGTTTGTTTCATTGGAATAGCCCCATACATAGTCCTGTTCCACTGCGACGATCATATACCTTTCAACTTTTTCTTCCGAAGTGGTATCCGGAGTAGTTTGTTGTTCTGAGCTGGATTTGTCTGTGTTTTGTTGTTCAGAAGCAGGTGGTTGTGTATTCGGCTGAGCTTGAGCTGGATGCGGCTTAGTGCTTTGTTTTTTTATGTTTGCCTGTGAAGCCGCTTGTTTTTGTACGGGTTCTTTTTTATGGATTTCGGTTTTCTTATTTTCGGTTGAACTGGTTTTCGATGGTTTTGCTGCAGCAATGATAGTGGCTGTTAGAACAAAAAAAGCAAAAGCTGCTAGTATGAGCCAAAACCGTCTATTGTTTTTCTTTTTTAGCTTAAAATCATTCATTGATGTTAATCCCTCCTGATGCTTTTCCTTTCTCATCATACTCCTTATTAATGATGAAAAAAATAACAATATTGAGGGAAATACTACCTATATTTCCATTGAGGAGGTGACAGGTACAATCTAATAAAATGAAAAATTTTCACTCGCGATGAGGTACAAAAGAAAATGATTCCCTCAAATTAAAGCTGTTCTTTTTAATGTTCTTTCCTGAAATATGTATCTATTGATAATTACATTTCCATTTGACTGAATCAATCCAAATCTAAACCTGAATGATCAAGTAGAATCTTCTTCAGTGGGAAGTAAGAATAGAGTTGTTTTTTGCAGAAGAACTTGTCATCGCTCGAAGCTTGTCGGAAAATAGTTAATCAAACGTTTGATTAACTGAATTAAAGTAGAGTGCGTAAGGGGTGTAAAGAGAAATTAAAAGAATAACTAACATATTTTTCTCGAGTGGTTCGCAAAAGCGTAACACTTTTAGTGACAGGCACCTTCCAGCTATATTCCAGGTGGCAGGCACCTTCCAAAAAATAGAAACACAAAAGGGAAGGAGCTTTTGGCTCGTTCCCTTTTGTGAATAGTCCTATTATGTAATGCTGTCTCATAAAAATGATTCGTGCAAGCTATCCAAAAATTCGTTTCCTTGGACGATTCCAAATTTTAATATATGTTTGGCCTTCCTTGCAAACAAATACCTTAATCCCCACTAGTTTAAGAGGAGTAAAAATCTCCTTCATATGAAATAATGGCATTTTTTAACCTCCTGTAAAAGAAATGGTAATTTCATACTACCTAAAGGAAAACCTAATTTAAATAGAATGTTATCGATAAAAAGCGACTGATTTATTGATATAACGAATAAATGATGTTATTTTTTTCTAAAATCTTGTATTTATAATCGAAAAATGTATTTATTTGCCATTTGTTGTTGAAAGAATTTTATAAAGAGGTTAGTTAATATGATAGATTTGCAGGCATAAAAAGAGAGCATCTGGTTAAAAATGCCCTGGGGAAAGTTACCCAATTAAACTCCAGGTGACAGGCACGTTCCGATTATTTACCAGATTGATGCTGGAGAAATCCAAGTAACATAGCACCAAAAACAAAAAAACCGGACGACTTGGTCCGGTTTAACTTTTTCCTTTTATGGTAGGCTGAGATACTAGCTTTGTATAAACGATGAACCGGTCTGGCGCGTTTCCGATGAAGTTGAACGGATAGCAGGTGGTCAGCGTAAGTGTTTCGTGATCTGACGGGACTGCTACCGTCATGTCGTCGGAATGGACAATCTTGAAACCCGTTGTTTCGTAAACGAAATCGCCATATGGTGTTGTAAAGGTGACGGGGTCGCCCTTTTTTAGATTTTTCAACTTAACAAAGACAGTATCCCGGTGTCCGCTAAGTATGACGTTTCCACCCTGTCCTGGAAGAGCGCTTCCTGCAAAGTGACCGGCGCCTTTTTTCAATTCATCAGCATGCGTTCCCTGTACAACCGGAACATTTAATCCGAGCGATGAAAACTTCAGGCTGCCAATTTTTGTGCCAGGTTCGGGCAATGTCGGCCATGGCTGGTCGAACTTATTGTCCGGAAGATCCGGTTTATATTCCTTCACGGCTGTATGTGCGAGCAGAACCGTTTGTTTTGTCAGATCATAACCAAAATAGGCTACAACGCCAGCTCCAATTAACAAGACGAAGATGGGGATCGCAAGGATCACCCATCTCCATTTTTTTCTGTGCATCTTTTGCATGTTGGCTTAAGCCTCTGCGGATTGGCCGGATTTACGGTAAAATCTTGCAGCAGGAACCAGTGTAACGCCGCCTAAAAGCATGATCAATCCGCCGATTGCCATATAATCATAGTTATTTGTTGCTGTTTTCGGCAGCTTCGCTTCTGCCATTGGCACGAATTTCCCGGTCTTTTCAAGTGCTTCTTTTGCAAGAACTGCCTGCTTCAGTGAAATCAGCTTGCTTTGGATAACTCGTGGATCCAAATCCGATTTCTTAGGATCGATTGTCGCCAGCAAGTTGCCTTTCAAGTCCATTAACTGGATTTTAAGGCTGTTGTGCCTGGCTTGTAGTTTGTAGGATCAATTGAACGGCCCTGATCATCTACGATAGCAGCCTTCAGATGAGATAGCTTTACACTGTCAAGGAACAGGCGAGCCACTTCAACCTTTTGTGCCTGTGGCAGATTGGCAGGGTTCGAGTTTTTTAGAATATCACTAACACGTTTAGTGTTGGCAAGAATTCCATTAACCTCTGCATTACTTAAGTTGACTGATTGCAGGTATGAGTATAGATAATCAACCTGGCTTACACCTAAAGACTGCAGGGAATTGATTAGTTTTTGCGATTGTGCCTTCGTATTGTCAGCTGCAAAAGCTTCGTTTCCGGCAGGAATTGCGAAAACTGAAAGACCCAATCCTAAAGCCGCTGCCAATGACCCATTTTTCAACGATTTACTAAGCTTCATTATCTCACCCTCTGGTATGTAATATAGTAGTTTATAAGATACCATTTTTCTACAAAACATACTATAAAATCAAAGGTAATAACATCTTTCGACCTATAAAAATGGGTGACATGAACCATTTCTTGATTCAAGCGAAATGTGCGGGATTTACCAGTTTGGAAGTGGGTATTTTGGGGTATGGCCGGGTGGTGCCGGTATGGTGACAGGCACCATCCAAAGGATTTCCAGGTGACAGGCACCTTCCATATACCTTCCAAATTTCTTCGTGTTACCTTCAGAATTACCGGTATATAACTTACTGGATATGGTCAAGACTTTAATAGGATGAAGTGACAGGCACCTTCCAGGATGTTTCCAGGTGACAGGCACCTTCCATGGGGGTTCCAGAAGGATGGGATTTAATAATGAAAATAAATTATCGGATATTGGCTGTAGTAACATGGATGGCTGTTATTTTTTTCTTTACGCAGCTTCCTTATTTTACGGGGAAAACACATTTGAAATTATTCGCAGGACTCTAGCTAAAGAACAGGCAGAATGGCCCCAAACTGGAGGGCTGCCGTTTGACCTAGAGGTTATTAATATGGTGATCAGGAAGATTGCCCATTTCCTTGTTTTTGGGATTTTTGCTATCCTATTATTTAAGTGTATCAGAAATGTAAAAGGGCCTATTTTATCACCTGGATGGCGGTAATCATGTACGCCGCATCGGATGAGTGGCATCAATCCTTTGTGCCTGGGAGAGCGCCGCTCGTGACGGATGTTTTAATAGACACTGCCGGTGCTTCATTTGCATTGTTCTTAACTTTCCTCTACAGCAGGAAAAAGGAGAAAAGGGTGAGTGGCGAGAATTTTAAAGAGAGACTGTTTTAGTATAGGTATTGAGTCGTATAAGAAATGAGAATATAAATGAAACTAAAAAAAATAACCATATTGCGATTATTTGTTCCAATTATAAAAGGTCGAAAGAGTTTTATGTGGATTTGCTTGGGCTGAAACCCATTCAGGAAATATACAGGGAAGAACGTGATTCCTATAAGCTGAATCTTGAGGTAAACGGACTCTATCAAATTGAGTTGTTTTCTTTCTCCAATCCGCCAGAACGCCCGAGCTATCCGGAGGCAGCGGGTCTGCGGCATCTAGCATTTGAAGTGGAAAATATAGAAGAAGCGGTTCATTATTTGAGGAAGAATCAACTTGAAGTTCAAGAGATTCAGGTTGATCAATGGACAGGGAAGAAGTACACCTTCTTTCCTGATCCAGATGGATTGCCAATTGAGCTTTATGAGGGATAAACTAACTTTTGTTAAGTAAATCTGTCTACAATCGTCAGAATTAATAGGTCATGAGTACTATTTATCATTTACCAGCTTTGGTATAAAATTCTAGTATAAATACATAGTTCGTACGAAAGGGCAAAACTATTGAAAGATGGTGCCGCAAAACTACAGGGGCTAAGGTTCTAGGACTATGCCAGCCAGTTGCCGAAAATGTTCACCTTCCTGCGAACTTATGAATCATATTAGGAGGGTAAATTATGTTTATTTTTATCGCTGGATTATTTGTAGGGTCATTTGCAATGCTTTTTACAATGAGTTTAATGGTCGCTGCCAAAAGAGGGGACCAGCAGTCCGAAGCATTTTTTACTGAAAAAGCGTATTAATATAAAAAAAGCCCCCTGCACGGCCTTTCTGGCTGGCAGGGGGCTTTTGTTGTTTAATAGAAAAGATTTGGGTTTCGCGAGGGGCAACTCCGTTGCGACAATTATATTTCCAGATGATTCATCAGTTCATTATGTACCCGCTGCTTCTCTTCGGGAGATACAATGAAATAATAAATTTTATTCATTTTTGTTCCGTTTCCTTCAAGTGCCTCTTGCTCAATGTGTTCTCTCGCTTGAATATAGTTTTTCTGGATATCGATCATCTCATTTAAGGTCATGTTTGTTTGAATGTTCTTTTCCATCGCTCCAAGAACCCCTTTGTAATTGGAAAGGGTAGAGAAGCTAGCCCCTTTATTGATTACCTCCTGGATAATTTTCCGCTGCCTTGACTGACGGCCGAAATCTCCATGTGGGTCTTCATATCTCATTCTCGAATAGGAAAGAGCTGTTTTTCCGTTCAGGCTGACTTCACCAATTGGAAAATGCACACCATCGGAAGTGAAATCTAAATCGTTATGTACTTTTACGCCGCCAATGGCATCCACTACATCTCGTAATCCTTCCATATTCACTTTCATGTAGTAATCAATCGGGATGCCGAGGAAGTGTTCAACCGTATTGACTGACATTTGGACGCCGCCAAACGCATAAGCATGGTTGATTTTATCTTCTTTCCCTTTTCCGATAATTTCAGTACGGGTATCGCGCGGGATGCTGAGCATTTTCACCGATTTTTTATTAGGATTTACGGTCAGTACGATGATGGTATCGGATCTTCCTTTGTCTCCAGGCCGCTGGTCGACACCAAGCATCAGGACAGAGAAAGGCTTTTTTGTAGTGGCAGGTGCACGAGGAGTTATCGGCTTGGTTGTCGGCTGTTTGTTCGCAGCAGGCAGCACCTCATTGACACGTTTTTCAGGCTCTTCATGGACAATCGGTTTATACATATTCGCAACCGTATTGGTAACCGAATTGTAAATATAGTAGGCATATGCGCCCCCGGCAAGCATGGTAAACAATAGCGTAAGGCCAACAATCCTAGGCCACTTTTTTCTTTTCTTTATTTCGCTCCTCAAGCCTTCCGCCTCCACCTTGAAATATACAGGATCTTTTTATATGGCAATATTGGTTCTCATACAAAAGGGTTATCTAAAAATTCTTCTACGGTGTCTATTCCAGAATTTGATGTAGGTGTAGCCTTCCTTACAAACAAAAATCTTAATTCCAACTATTTTTAGAGGAGTAAAAATTTCTTTCATTTGATATAACGGCACTTTTTATCCTCCTTAAAAAGTAATATTAATCTTATAGTATCTAAGCAAGTTGTTATTTTGAACAAAATGTTCTCGATAAGAAACGACTTGGTTTTTAAAAAAAGACAGTTTGTCCTAAAAAAACGCCGGAGTACACTGTCTTTCATATAAGAAATTGTGGGTTTATGTAGAGAAACCACGGAGAAATAGGTGAAAGGAATCAGTGACAAAAAAATTGGGGAAGGGGACTTGGAAGAAACTTGGAAGAGACTTGGGAGGTGACAGGCACCTCCCAGAGAATTGGATGGTGACAGGCACCATCCAACTGTTTTCCAATCTATTTCTAACAATTTACGAAAATTAACTTAAATAAAATGTGAATTTTCATTAATGCTTAATTAAACATGGTATTTTGGATACAGGTACAATCCAGTAATTTGGAAGGTGACAGGCACCTCCCATAATATAGAAATAGATTGGATGGAGAATAATGAAAAAAGATAGTTTTTCTGCCAAAAGTTCAATTTATTATGAGGATGATGATTTTTTAGACCATGGAATTCAAAGGCCTTATTTTAAAGATGAGGATTATGATGCTTTTGATACAAAACTTGCTGAATCTGAAGATCAACGTGTTATTGCTGCGAGAAAAGAAGTGGTGGTTCACCGCTTTCTTCCGCTATTCGAAGGCATTGGAGGTGAGGAGGGAATCGCGTCTTTTTTAAGAAAGAAAGGCCTTTCCCTCACTGGAATGCACCTCAGAGAAATTTAACCAATGTTTATCTGGCCATTTCCGATTGCAAATGGAGGCTGGGTTGACTATTTGAGGATGGGGTTTGGGAAACAAAGAGAATTCATTTACGAGCTGGCGAGATTATCTGGAGTTTTTTCAGAAGTAAGTGACCATGGCACGAGGGACCAAATCGCATTCCACTACGTTACTCAGCTGCAAATATCCTTATCCGAGCACGGCTGGTCCGTTAATCTTTATATGGATAAAAGCTGGCTGGAACAGCGCAACCTATATAATAAACTACAGGACAAAAATAGCAGGAAAGAATTTATACATATTCTTGATTCTCTTCTTCAGGAAGGTTTTATTTCCTCCATTATTTATCATGATGGAAGCTGGGAGGATTTTGAAGATGCACGGGAATTTTTAAGAGAATTTACGAATTTGGTTGATCAGGAGGAGTCCTTTTCATTTTTGATCGGGAAGCATTTGGAAAGATATTCACCTGAAAACCACGCGGCATCGATTCTTAGCTGGGTAAAGGATCAAATGCAAATCTTACTCGGTGCATACAACTATACGGCCTGGCATCCGAGTGCTAATAATTATTTGGAGTTTTAAAGCAGATAGAGTGACAGGCACCACCCAATTTGTTTCCAGGTGACAGGCACCTTCCAGCAAAAAGGAAGGTGCCTGTCACCGATTTCACACACTTTTCACACAATTACACCAAAGTTATGCCGAATCCTTTGTCTATACTTAAGTTATGAAGAAGATGGACGAAGGAGAGATAAGGATGAAGAAGGAAATGGTTGCAGGGATTGGTGTGGTGATGCTGATGGGCGGTACCGTTGGGACGACTAGTGTTTCCGCTCAAGCTGCTGAACAGGCAGCCCACCCAAATACTGAGGCGAAGCCCGCAAATCCGCAGGCTGGAAAACGTCTTGAGTTTCTTAATCAATATGCCTATCAATTTCATCAGCTGAATGCTCTTCGGTCGGAACGGCTGGAATTAAAGGAACAAATTGTAGACAAACGGGACCATCTGGTTGATTTAATCATTGCCGCCAAAAAGATCGGGAATAAAACCTTATTGAAGCAGGCTAAAGGGGTTAAGCGGCAATTAAAGACATTAAATGCAGAGTTGAAGGCCCTGTCTACTGAGGCACATAATGAAAAACAGGTGCTTAAGGAAGCCGTGAAAAACCACACTGGTATCGAAACTGAACAATTCAACAAGCTTTTGTCTACTAACCGGAAAATCAATGAAAAGCTGAAGGAAAAGGATATAGAAATAGATAGAATGATTGATATCCTCAATTAAATGGATTTTTTCACAGGAGATAGAGTCTAACTCTATCTCTTCTTTAGCTTTTCAAAAATTTAACTAATGAATCGGATAATAACTTATAATGGAAGCGAGGTGACAGTTGGTGAAGCATATATTTGTAGTCGATGATGAAAAGAATATCCGCGATATTTTGCAAAAATATATTGAAAATGAAGGTTATAAGGTGACTCTTTTTTCTGATGGAAGGCAAGTGTTCCAGGAGATGCTGCGTTTAAAGCCCGATTTGTTGATTATTGACATCATGATGCCTCATATCGATGGCCTGGAGCTTTGTAAGGAAATTCGAAAGCAAAGTGAAACACCCATTATTTTCGTTTCTGCGAGAGATGATGAGTTTGACCGGATTTTAGGTCTCGAGCTCGGCGGGGATGATTATTTAACAAAACCTTTCAGCCCGAGAGAGTTGATGGTGCGGATCAGGAATATTTTTAAGAGGATGGAAAAAAACACTGCCGTCCAGCAGCAATTGGTAAATATTCGGGATGTTAATATCGATACTAATAGAAGATACATAGAAAAAGATGGACAGGAAATCAAATTGACGACGAGAGAGTACGATTTGTTTCTATTCTTCGCGTGCAATAAAGGAAAGCCATATACGAGGGAAGAATTGCTGGAGTATATATGGGGATACGAGTTTTCGGGTGATGGAAGGCTTATTGATGATCTCGTGAAACGAGTTCGAAAAAAATTAGAAATGCACAAATCCTCAGTCGAGCTATCGACGATTTGGGGATATGGGTACCGACTCGATGATTAAGATGAAAATCGGCTCAAAGCTGTTATTAACCTATTCCTTATTAATCGCCAGCATTTTTTTGAGTACAAGCCTATCCTTTAATTTTATTACCACGCGCTATTTAATCCATGAAACAGAAGTGAAGCTTCAAAAAGAAGCGGAAGTCATGAGCCAATTACTGAGCAAGTCCGCTATATCAAACAAAAATGTCCAAAAACGGCTTGGCAAACGGAAGGCGCTTTTTATTTCGGAAAAATTGTTGTCTTCTAAAATGATCATCTGGAAAAAGAATGGTGAGATTATTTATACCGATTCGGATGATATCGATTTAGAGAAAGTAAAACGGCTGAGTACTGGACCTACGAAAAAGTTTGTTACCGAAACGGTTCCATTTACCGCTAAGCTCGGAAAGACCAAGGGATATGTGACCCTGATCGCAAGGCTGGATGATATCAATAATTT encodes:
- a CDS encoding DUF3298 and DUF4163 domain-containing protein yields the protein MTVLKQTNLYMMNGVTKTFVKKLSPGEVYRIYNFLPGKLGLGAGYFIDRDSRIKYQTPSKEKLQALGVTVLKIKYQGVLDYPQVTNLLSKAAQDKINVTLKKHINDSYTALLRLEAQEKEDRQKYLDEHGYPVPKDEDYMYSYEYDVTYQVKYNENNQLSLLVYDYIYTGGAHGMEIVTSYNFNVLTGQQLKLGDIAQSTTGFNKIKKYAIADLMNRAKRGEGIFTGDLNKMEINNNRPFYFTSNGIAIIFQEYEVAPYAAGMPEVKIPYKVFK
- a CDS encoding DUF2207 domain-containing protein encodes the protein MFALKNIFKAILLLAAFFAFVVPAQAKSYSIDQARIRYWIQPNGDLVVNELYSYTVDGSFKNVTRTFSKKYNKGIDHFFAYEVSKPNAKIYNIEDKDLHPLQVNVKGYTFKSDTQAKSGKKTIFYYYVLKGAVKSYHSYSDLTVPIFGKGGSHDTDINNITIDFIFPDLVNPYEYYPFIHDGLGKTVNQQFGGVTLKTPVSKRHTLTEARLLFPSIVMAKQKKTKAPISLKEAIAQEKQLIKTAAAKKEQQKTYGNFLYLAAAVLGLACLAILFRRLTQSKAASHPSEWLMSDPLLMDMVDCRGKKNSNSLLAGLYSLVEKGKAEVRAIQMKTRFENEHHTPNEMLYFSLKVPESSLSPSEQKLVSWLFRCKDQNGNLSFFMSDIAEATKRDKTTERQLFKADEKEWFSSVLSEMKEAGILSDKRIRLRARTLMPAVVPAVIYAYSLDSVTLFWTIFYATLAGTLLVLGWLKPQQRWRVVLFFTVSLTATFLLTDAHIIRGLASPIILSCLLYCLTPRLTLTEKAASIKATIREFTKHIKREGIPETALYRELEKWMVRSLLLKGKKQPKRYMKAIHFDTATAASAPLSYLIVSGKNLANFLKIPGNGLCRWKAAPLQATWDFPMITVALMLEPNKKS
- a CDS encoding NUDIX domain-containing protein, giving the protein MISQALILQDNKVLMVKQYVQRGDIVWNYPGGGIEKKETPEEACIREVKEETGYDVAIRKLLDKTSDKYTFVCEITGGELWLDSNNEVNNDIIDIGWISLDDREKFDAYTMPLIERFFIRIDLRASEIVGK
- a CDS encoding class D sortase, translated to MQKMHRKKWRWVILAIPIFVLLIGAGVVAYFGYDLTKQTVLLAHTAVKEYKPDLPDNKFDQPWPTLPEPGTKIGSLKFSSLGLNVPVVQGTHADELKKGAGHFAGSALPGQGGNVILSGHRDTVFVKLKNLKKGDPVTFTTPYGDFVYETTGFKIVHSDDMTVAVPSDHETLTLTTCYPFNFIGNAPDRFIVYTKLVSQPTIKGKS
- a CDS encoding LPXTG cell wall anchor domain-containing protein, which produces MDLKGNLLATIDPKKSDLDPRVIQSKLISLKQAVLAKEALEKTGKFVPMAEAKLPKTATNNYDYMAIGGLIMLLGGVTLVPAARFYRKSGQSAEA
- a CDS encoding VanZ family protein, with the translated sequence MGFNNENKLSDIGCSNMDGCYFFLYAASLFYGENTFEIIRRTLAKEQAEWPQTGGLPFDLEVINMVIRKIAHFLVFGIFAILLFKCIRNVKGPILSPGWR
- a CDS encoding VanZ family protein, with translation MYAASDEWHQSFVPGRAPLVTDVLIDTAGASFALFLTFLYSRKKEKRVSGENFKERLF
- a CDS encoding VOC family protein, producing MNETKKNNHIAIICSNYKRSKEFYVDLLGLKPIQEIYREERDSYKLNLEVNGLYQIELFSFSNPPERPSYPEAAGLRHLAFEVENIEEAVHYLRKNQLEVQEIQVDQWTGKKYTFFPDPDGLPIELYEG
- a CDS encoding DUF3789 domain-containing protein → MFIFIAGLFVGSFAMLFTMSLMVAAKRGDQQSEAFFTEKAY
- a CDS encoding LCP family protein, coding for MRSEIKKRKKWPRIVGLTLLFTMLAGGAYAYYIYNSVTNTVANMYKPIVHEEPEKRVNEVLPAANKQPTTKPITPRAPATTKKPFSVLMLGVDQRPGDKGRSDTIIVLTVNPNKKSVKMLSIPRDTRTEIIGKGKEDKINHAYAFGGVQMSVNTVEHFLGIPIDYYMKVNMEGLRDVVDAIGGVKVHNDLDFTSDGVHFPIGEVSLNGKTALSYSRMRYEDPHGDFGRQSRQRKIIQEVINKGASFSTLSNYKGVLGAMEKNIQTNMTLNEMIDIQKNYIQAREHIEQEALEGNGTKMNKIYYFIVSPEEKQRVHNELMNHLEI
- a CDS encoding response regulator transcription factor, with translation MKHIFVVDDEKNIRDILQKYIENEGYKVTLFSDGRQVFQEMLRLKPDLLIIDIMMPHIDGLELCKEIRKQSETPIIFVSARDDEFDRILGLELGGDDYLTKPFSPRELMVRIRNIFKRMEKNTAVQQQLVNIRDVNIDTNRRYIEKDGQEIKLTTREYDLFLFFACNKGKPYTREELLEYIWGYEFSGDGRLIDDLVKRVRKKLEMHKSSVELSTIWGYGYRLDD